The proteins below are encoded in one region of Sebastes fasciatus isolate fSebFas1 chromosome 16, fSebFas1.pri, whole genome shotgun sequence:
- the jam3b gene encoding junctional adhesion molecule 3B has protein sequence MAKTRLVCLLTLFSTHCYFSVLAVVLKTNNESPWTDEFDKIELSCLIESISTTNPRIEWKKITNEGPSYVYFDKKISGDLEKRAMIREPATLLITNATRSDTAKYRCEVTAADDQKSFDEIVIDLVVRVKPVVPKCSVPKSVPFGKSAELSCVEDEGFPKSQYQWFKNKEEIPDDPKSSLKFFNSSYTLNADSGTLKFIAVRKEDAGDYFCRAKNDAGYAECPPQQMEVYDIDIVGIVMGVLVVVVVLLCITAGICCAYKRGYFSSQKQTGNNYKVPAKGDGVDYVRTEDEGDFRHKSSFVI, from the exons GCTACTTCAGCGTGTTAGCAGTGGTCCTGAAAACAAACAACGAGTCGCCGTGGACCGACGAGTTTGACA AAATTGAGTTGTCATGTTTGATTGAGTCCATTTCTACAACCAACCCCAGAATTGAGTGGAAGAAGATAACCAACGAGGGACCAAGTTATGTGTATTTTGACAAGAAGATCTCAG GTGACCTGGAGAAAAGAGCGATGATCAGAGAACCTGCCACATTACTGATAACCAATGCCACGAGATCGGACACGGCCAAATACCGCTGCGAGGTCACCGCCGCCGATGACCAGAAGTCATTCGACGAGATTGTGATTGACCTTGTTGTAAGAG TAAAGCCGGTGGTGCCAAAATGCAGTGTCCCAAAGTCAGTGCCTTTTGGGAAgtcagctgagctgagctgcgtGGAGGACGAGGGCTTCCCCAAGTCTCAGTACCAATGGTTCAAGAACAAGGAGGAGATCCCCGACGACCCAAAGTCCAGCCTCAAGTTCTTCAACTCCTCGTACACGCTCAACGCCGACTCAGGAACTCTG AAGTTCATCGCAGTCAGAAAAGAAGACGCAGGCGACTACTTCTGCCGAGCGAAGAACGACGCAGGATACGCCGAGTGTCCACCGCAGCAGATGGAAGTCT ATGACATCGATATTGTGGGGATTGTAATGGGAGTGCTGGTGGTGGTCGTAGTGCTCTTATGTATAACAGCAGGGATCTGCTGCGCGTACAAGCGAGGCTACTTCTCCAGCCAAAAACAGACGGGGAACAA TTACAAGGTCCCAGCTAAAGGAGACGGAGTGGACTACGTCAGGACGGAGGATGAG GGGGATTTCCGACACAAGTCGTCATTTGTGATCTGA